The DNA region ACAATAAGTTTCTGGTATCCTAGTATATGTGATGCTGTGGCTGGTGGAGTTTCGGGAGGCCTGGATTGCCCGGACCAGCAGCTACACTGGTGTTTCTATCAATGATAAGAATCTGATAACTATGAGCATAACAACCGAAAAACTAAGTGTGACGGAAAAGGTGGGCTACAGCCTTGGCGACCTGGCTGCTAACCTGATCTTCCAAACCCTGGTCACCTTCATCGCTTTCTTCTACACCGATGTGTACGGTATTCCCGCGGCGCAGGCGGCGGCTATTACCTTTGTCGGCGGTATCGTTGGCGCACTGTTTACCCCGGTGATGGGCATTATTGCCGACCGCACTTCAACCCGTTGGGGCAAGTTCCGGCCCTGGGTGTTATGGACGGCTATCCCCTTTGGCGGCTTGGCCCTGCTGGCCTTCAGCACACCCAACTTCGGTGAGGGGGGCAAGGTCATTTATGCCTATGCCACCTACATTTGCCTGCTGCTCATCTATTCCGCCAACAACCTGCCTTACTCCGCATTGAGCGGTGTATTAACCGGCAGCATGGCAGAGCGCAACAGTTTGTCCTCCTACCGTTTTGTGGCGGTGATGGTGGCACAGTTCATTATCCAGGTATTGCTCTTGCCGCTGGTGTTAATCCTGGGCGATGGCGACAAGGCGGTAGGTTTTGAAAAAGCCATGCTGTTTTTCTCGATTACCGGCGCCATCTTTTTCATTATTACCTTCCTGACTACCCGTGAGCGGGTGAAGCCGGTGATCGAAGCGACCAACTCGATTGCACAGGACCTGGGCGACCTTTTCCGCAATATGCCCTGGATTGTCATGCTGGTTGTCACTGTGCTGATTTTTATCACCCTGCCCTTAAAGGGCGGCATGTACATTTATTACTTCCAGAACTATTTGAGTGAAAGCCATCTTGCCAGTTTCTTGCAGGACATTGGCTTTAACGGCTTTATTGCCGGCTTGAACGCTGTATTGACCGGTATAGGTTTAACCGAATTCACCTGGCCCAAAGATGCGCCCACCTCAGCTTTCAGCCTGTTTAACGGGTGCGGCATTATTATGATGATCGTGGGGATTGGGTTCTCCAAACGCCTGGCCGATAAGTTTGGCAAGCGCAACGTGTTTGCCATTGCACTGTTTATCTCCACCGTATTTATTGCGATCTTCTATTTCTTCTCTCCGGAAAGCATCGGCATTATTTTCCTGTCGCAATTGCTGCACGGTTTTTTCTATGGCATCACCATCCCCCTGCTGTGGGCGATGATTGCGGATGTGGCTGATTATTCCGAGTGGAAAAACAATCGCCGCGCAACGGCAATCGTGTTCTCTGCCATGATCCTGGGACTAAAAGGTGGCCTGACAATCGGCAGCTCCCTGGTGGCCGGCATTCTGGCGATGTATTCCTACCAGGCAGGCTTGCCGCAGCAGGCACCGGACACCATTGCCGGTATCCAGTTGGCGGTGAGTCTCTATGCTTCCTTGCCTTTCTTCCTGGCAGTTGCCTGCATGGCGTTCTACGCCATCAACAAAAAAATGGAATTAACCATTGAGGCGGATCTTACCGCTCGTCGCCAATCGGCAGCGACGAATACCGCTTCACCTGAAAATACGTAACACAGAAAAATATTGTTTGATTGAGAGAAACGGTCATGTCTACAGAAAATGAAGTTGTTGATTACAAAGCGCTGGCGGCCAGGGCGATTTCCCAACCCCTGGTAACCCATATCTATACGGCTGACCCCTCAGCACATGTATTCAATGGCAAGGTTTACATTTATCCATCACACGATATCGATGCCGGTATCCCGTTCAATGACAACGGTGACCACTTCGGGATGGAGGACTACCATGTGTTGCGTATGGATTCCCCTGAAGGCAAGGCAGAAGACTGTGGTGTGGCACTGCATGTGAAGGATGTGCCCTGGGCAGAGCGTCAAATGTGGGCGCCGGACGCAATCACCAAAGATGGCAAGTACTACCTCTATTTCCCCGCTCGCGCCCGTGATGGACTGTTTAAAATCGGGGTTGCGATAGGTGATCAACCTGAAGGGCCTTTTGTTGCAGAGCCTGAGCCTATCGCAGGAAGCTATTCCATTGATCCTGCGGTCTTTGGCGATGATGACGGTGAGTTTTACCTGTACTTCGGCGGTATTTGGGGCGGGCAATTACAAAAATACCGCGATAACACTTACAGCGAAATCCATGAGGAGCCCACGGCCGACCAACCCGCACTGGGCGCCCGTGTAGCGCGCCTGAGTGCTGATATGAAATCCTTTGTGGAAGCTTCGCGCGAAGTGGTAATTCTGGATGAGCAGGGCCAGCCGCTATTGGCGGGCGATAACAGTCGCCGTTATTTTGAAGGTCCCTGGATGCACAAATACCAGGGCAAGTACTACCTGTCCTACTCAACCGGTGATACTCACTTCTTGTGTTATGCCACCAGTGATAATCCCTATGGGCCTTTCACCTATCAAGGGCAGATTTTGACACCGGTTGTGGGCTGGACAACACACCATTCGATCTGTGAATTCGAAGGCAAGTGGTATTTGTTTTACCACGACTCTGTCTTGTCGGAAGGGGTGACACATTTGCGTTCGGTGAAGGTGACAGAATTGCACTATGAGGCGGATGGGAAAATTAAAACGATTCATCCCTATCGTGATTAGTGTGGGGGTCGTGTTAAAAAAACAGCCGTCAGTATGCACTGACGGCTGTTTTTTTATGGGAGATTACAGCTCGCGTCCACCGCGAATTGGCCTGTCTTCACGCATGGGGCGATTATTGCTGCCGCCACTGCGATCAAATTGACGCGGAGTTGGGCTCTCGCGTTGATACGTGCGCTCAACGCGCTGTTGCTGGCTGCGATCAATACGCTCCGGTGTGCGTTCGATTCGAGGCTGCTCACGTTCAACGCGCTCTTGTGTGCGTTCTATGCGCTGTGGTTGTTGTATGTCGCGCCTGTAGCCGGATGAATTATCGCGCGGCGTAGGAGTGATATTCCCTGTGCGGTAGGTTGTTGTCTCCCGGTTGGATTCGCGTTGCAAGCGCTGTTCCGCGGGTGCTCGCTCGCTCGCGCTGTTGTTGCGATTGACCTGGCGCTGGGGGTTGTTATCCCGCCATTGTTGCGCGCTGTTATTCATGCGTTCGCGCAATTGTTCAACGCGGTTCACATTCGGCGCATGCCGCTGGGTTTCTGTGGCCTGGCCATTCTGTACCCGGCCACCGCCGCTTACACGGTCGCCTCCGGGTTGGGTGGGGGAGCTACCTGCGCGCAAGCTATCCGTTGGGCGTGTCAACGGGCGATTCAGGTTGTCATGCGGGCGCTGTCCGGTAGTGGGTTGTGCATACTGGGTGCGATACACCCGGCTGGCCTGGTAGGGCTCACGCGCGCTGTGGAAGCGTTCACGCGTATGGTTATCGTAGTAGGCTACGCCGCGTCTGTGTACCGGATTGTGGTGCCAATGGCGCGAGTTGCGGTAATGGACAATTGAACGGTTGTTGTAAAACCGGTGTGAGTGATAGTGCCGGTCAATCACAACCACACGACGATCACGCCAGTGGCAGCCGCTGAAAAAGAAGCTGGAGCCGATATAAACGCGCGGTCCCCAATAGAAACCGGACACATACACATAATTGCTGGGATAGTGCCAATAAACCGGGGGATAATCCGGCCACCACCAACTGCCATAGACCACACGTGTGTCGTACACCGGCACATAGACCACGCGCTCAACTGTCGGCTCCAGGGTGATAACACGCTCTTCACGTACCACTTTCACGTGCTCCATCTTGTCCAGGTTGCCGGACGCATAGGCTTTGTTGCGCAGCCCCTGGATGCTGTCCATGATTCGCGCTTCATCGGCCAGGAAGGCATCGCCCAGCTGCTGGGTCCAGTCGAGGTCCTCGCTCATGCGTTTCAACACATCGGGAAAGGCCACCAGGGCTTTGACACTTGGGTCCCAGTCCTGCTGTTCCACCGCATTAACGACGGCATCGCCACTGAGCTGTTTGTTGTTGCGCACCCAGCGGTCTGCCTGAATCACTTCCAGTGGATAGGTGGATGCAATAAGGATGTGTGAAAGGAGTGTATCCGGATAGAGGGCGATAGGTGCCAATAACGAATCCAACTGCGCCTGGCTGAAGGAGGCCTGCTCCTGGCTATAGGCAGGGCTTGTGTTTGATTGCGCCTGGACACAACCGCTAAACAGCGGCAGTAGCAGCGAAAACACCAGGGTGAGTTTGAGGCTGGGGTTCATAGGTCACGCTCACGGAAGAAAAAGGCACTAAGCCGTATGACAACACTTATAGGCGTATTGCTCTTAACTTGGGCTGAATAGTTATTGATCGGTTGCTGGTAACGCCAGGGCTGGCTTGACTAATCATCCAACCCCTTGATAATGGCGCCTCATTAACGCGATGCAGGATTCGAGACAGGCGCATGATCGAGGTGAATTTCCAACTAAAAGGCAGTGCCGTTACCGTAGTGGTACTGGCCATCACCCGCTACCAACCCGAGAGCCTGGGTGTCCAGTTGCAGGAGAAAATCGACCAGGCTCCACAATTCTTCGAAAACTCCCCGGTATTGATCAATCTGGATCGCCTTGAAAATCCTGAAGACCTTCCCTCCATCCAGGAACTTCTCCACATTTGCCGCCAACTTGAACTCCAGCCACTGGGCTTTAGCGGTGTTCCTGAGGTATTGTTGCCCTCTGTCCAGGCCACGGGCCTGGCTATCCTGCCAACACCCAATGAGCGTGCGCTCAAGCTCCCTCAAAAAGCGCCTGATGTGCAGGTTGAAACAGTGGTAGAGCGGGTGGTGGAAACCGTGGTGGAAGAGCGCCTGGTCCAGCGCCAGAGCCGTGTCATTACTCGCCCGGTGCGCTCAGGCCAGCAAATTTATGCCGAAGGTGCGGACTTGATTGTGCTGGCGCAAGTCAGCGAAGGGGCAGAGGTTTTGGCCGATGGCCATATACATGTTTATGGCACTTTGCGCGGCCGCGCCCTGGCCGGTGTGAAAGGTGATGAAAGTGCGCGAATTTTTTGCCAGCAACTGGAGGCCGAACTGGTCTCTATTGCCGGTAACTTTGTGTTGCAGGATTCCCTGCCCAAAGCCTTATTAAAAAAACCAGCCCAGGTTTCCCTCAGTGGTGACAAGGTCACTGTTGAGGCGCTGGTCAACCACTAATACTGACTTATATTTTTTTAAGGAGCCTCCCTTGGCCAGAATCATCGTTGTTACTTCCGGAAAAGGTGGTGTAGGCAAAACTACCACCAGTGCAGCTATCAGTACCGGTTTGGCCCTGCGCGGCCACAAAACGGTGGTGATTGATTTTGATGTTGGCTTGCGTAACCTCGACCTGATTATGGGATGCGAGCGCCGTGTGGTGTACGACTTTGTGAATGTGATCAAAGGCGAGTCCACCCTGAACCAGGCATTGATTAAAGATAAGCGGGTAGAGGGACTCTATATCCTCCCGGCATCACAAACGCGCGATAAGGATGCGCTGAGTAGGGAGGGTGTTGAAAAAGTCATTAATGAATTGGCAAAAGACTTTGAATACATCGTCTGTGATTCACCGGCGGGTATTGAGCAGGGCGCATTGATGGCACTGTACTTTGCCGATGAAGCTATTGTGGTTACCAACCCGGAAGTGTCTTCGGTGCGCGACTCGGATCGTATCCTGGGAATATTGCAAAGCAAATCCCGCCGTGCAGAACAGAGCCAGGAGCCAATCAGGGAGCACTTACTGCTGACTCGCTATAACCCTTCGCGTGTGGAAGCGGGCGAGATGTTAAGTGTCAATGATGTGGAGGAAATCCTCGCTATCAAACTGCTGGGTGTTATTCCTGAGTCCGAAGCGGTGCTAAAGGCATCCAATGCGGGAGTGCCGGTTATCCTTGATGAGGCAACCCCGGCCGGCCAAGCCTATAATGATGCAGTAGATCGCCTGCTTGGTAAGGATGTCGCCCATCGTTTCCTGGAAGCTGAAAAGAAAAGTTTCCTCAAGCGTCTGCTGGGAGGTAAATAGTGAGCATCTTTGATTATTTTCGCGCAAAGCGTGCGCCGACATCGGCCTCGCTGGCGAAAGAGCGCCTGCAAATCATTGTTGCACATGAGCGCAACAAACGCAGTTTGCAGCAACCGGATTACCTGCCGCAAATGCGCGAGGAAATTATCGCGGTGATTCGCAAATATATTCCGATTGATTCCAGCCAGGTCAGTGTGAATGTCGACAACAGTGAAAACTGTTCCGTACTGGAATTGAATATTACCCTGCCGGACTAAGTGCTATGGCTGCATACCGATTTGCAGCACTCAGGTTAAAAAGGATGCTCTGCCTAGGCGGGGCATCCTTTTTTTGTTGGCTGTTGTTAAGTTCACTCTTGTCAGGTTGTGGTTACCTGATCCAACCCAGGGTAACGACAGGCATGGTTAACCTGGAGAAAGGGAGTTACCAGTTAGATGTCAGCCATACCAGCGTACTGTTTAAAGTGGGCCACATGAACTTATCGACTTTTGTGGGGCGCTTTAACCAGAGCGATGCACAGCTTGAGTTCGACCCGGAACATATAGCAGCCGCCAAATTGAAAGCCTGGGTTGATATCAACAGCATCGATGTTAATAACGCGGAATTGGAAGCGCAGTTGCGTGATTCCAGTTGGTTTGATGCCACTCGTTATCCCCAGGCCTTGTTTACCACTACCCGTGTGCAAGTGATCGATGCTAACTCAGCCGATTTCACCGGCGAGCTTACCTTGCGTGGTATTACCCAACCGGTAGTGCTGCATGTCACCTTTAATGGTGGAGGTTACAGTCTGTTAAGTGGTGGTTATGTATTGGGATTTAATGCCAGGGCACGCATTCAGCGCTCCCGTTTTGGGATGAACTATCTGGTGCCTGCTGTAGGCGATTGGGTAGATATAGAAATTTATGCCGAGTTTAAACAGCAATAACTGCATGGAGTCTTCATGATGGTGAACAGCTTTTTGGTGGGTGGTAATGGTTCGCAGCAGGTTGCCCTTAACCTGCGTATGGGCAATCGCCACGGTTTGATTGCCGGCGCTACAGGTACCGGTAAAACGGTTAGCTTACAGGTGTTGGCCGAGGGGTTTGCCAAGGCGGGTGTACCGGTGTTTATGGCGGATATTAAAGGTGATCTTTCCGGCCTTGCCAAAGCGGGTAAGCCGCACCCCAAGGTGGATGAGCGCATTGCCACTATTGGCATCAGCGATTACCAGCAGCGGCCCTTGCCCTGTGTTTTTTGGGATTTGTTTGGTCAACAGGGACACCCGGTGCGCACGACGATTTCTGATTTTGGCCCGCTGTTGCTCGCCAATTATTTCGAGTTGAATGAAACCCAGATGGCTGTGCTTTATGCGGCTTTTAAAATTGCCGATGACCAGGGCTTGTTAATGCTGGACCTGAAGGATTTGCAAGCCATGCTCAACTGGATGAAGGGTGAGCGCAAGCAATTGGAAAATGACTATGGCGGTATCAGTGAGGCGAGTATTGCCGCAATCCAACGCCGCCTGATGTTATTGGAACAGCAAGGGGCTGATCAGTTTTTTGGTGAGCCTGCACTGGACTTGCAGCATTTGATGCAGGTGTCGCTGGATGGCACCGGCGTTATCAATATCCTCGATGCCACAACACTGGTTAACCAACCGCGGCTCTACGCCATTTTCCTGTTGTGGCTGATCGCCGAATTATTTGAAAACCTGCCTGAGCAGGGTGATGCTGATAAACCCAGGATGGTGTTCTTTTTTGACGAGGCCCATTTGCTGTTTAACGATGCACCCAAATTGCTGCTCGATAAAATCGAACAGGTGGTGCGCCTGATTCGCTCCAAGGGAGTGGGTATTTATTTTATATCGCAAAGCCCGGCAGATATTCCCGATGCGGTATTGGGGCAGTTGGGCAATCGTGTGCAACACGCGCTGCGCGCCTTTACCCCCAAAGACCAAAAAGCGGTGAAAGTTGCCGCGCAAACCTTTCGTGCAAATCCGGCATTTTCTACCGAGGCGGCAATTACCGAATTGGGTATTGGCGAAGCACTGGTGTCGGTGCTGGATGATAAAGGTACACCCACCCCGGTGGAGCGGGTGTTGATTGCGCCACCCGGCTCGCGCATAGGCCCGCTAACCGCCGAGGAGCGCAGCGACGTGATTGCCCGCTCGCCTTACAAGAGTATTTACGCCCAGGGTATTGACCGCGAATCAGCTTACGAGGTGCTTAAGCAGCGCTTGACCTTGCAGGAGCAACAGGCCGTTGCCCAGGCACAGCAGGTCGAACAGGAAAAACGCCAGGCGCAATGGGGCAAGGAGCAGGAGCGTATTTTGCGCGAGCAACAGAAACAGCAGGAGCGCATTGCCCGCGAACAGGAGCGCGCCGCGGCCAAGCGCGCATCTACCGTGGATGCTTTTGCCAAAAGTGCTGCGCGTGCGGTGGGTTCCAGTTTGGGGCGACAAATCGTGCGTGGGCTTTTGGGATCGCTATTGGGTGGCAAGCGTTAGCCTTGGAAGAAAATAAAACCCCCGCATTATCGCCGGGGGTTTTTATGGGAGCTAACAGGCCTGGGTGCCTAGCGCTTGGGTTTTCCCGCCGGTTTATGTGGGTTGGATTTGCCTGGTGCCTTTTCCGGCGTTTTCCCTCGGGTTTTATGGCCCGCTAATTCCGCATTGTATTTTTTTGCACTTTCAAATTTATCGCCAAAGGCTTTGTTAACGACTTTTGCACCAGCCGCTTTTTGTGGCGCTGTGCGTGCCGCGGGTTTATTGCCCCAGCTGTTGCCACCGCGAGAATTACCGCGGGCCGGTGTTGGATCCGTCGCCGGAATCAGGGCTGAGGCGCTGTCGCCAATCAAATGGCTTTTGCGCATGTCTTTTAATGCCTGGCGAATCATCGGCCAGCCGGCCGGATCGTGGTAGCGCAGCAGGGCTTTTTGCAGGCGGCGTTGGTCCAGGCCGCGGGGAATAGGCAGTTTGGTACTTTTATAACTGAGTTTTTTCAGCGGGTTGCGCTCGGAAAAATACATGGCGGTGGCGAGTGACATGGGCGACGGGTAGAAGGTTTGCACCTGGTCTACCTGGAAATTATTTTTCTTTAGCCAGAGCGCCATGTTCACCATGTCTTCATCGCGGGTGCCCGGGTGGGCGGCAATAAAATAGGGAATGAGATACTGCTTTTTACCCGCCTCTTTGGAAAATTTATCGAACATTTTTTTGAAGTCGTAGTAGCTGGTCATCTTCGGCTTCATCATCTGTGCCAGTACATTGTCTTCGGTGTGCTCGGGGGCAATTTTTAAATAACCGCCCACGTGGTGGGTAACCAGCTCCTTCACATATTCCGGGTCTTGCACCGCCAGGTCGTACCTGAGGCCCGAGGCGATGGAAATAGTGTGCACGCCTTTCAGGGCGCGCGCCTTGCGGTAGAGTTCGGTGGTGTGCTTGTGACTGGTGGTCAGGTTTTTACAAATCGTCGGGTGCACACAGGACAGGCGGCGGCATTTGCTGAGTGTGGGCATGTCCTTGCAGGTCAGGCGATACATGTTAGCGGTGGGGCCACCCAGGTCAGAAATATGGCCGGTAAAGCCGGGCACCTTATCGCGGATATGTTCAATTTCGCGCAGGATGGAATCCTGTGAGCGGCTCTGGATAATGCGCCCTTCGTGTTCGGTGATGGAGCAGAAAGTACAGCCGCCAAAACAGCCGCGCATGATATTCACCGAGGTTTTAATCATGTCGTAAGCGGGAATCTTGGCATCGCCATAACTGGGGTGGGGCACCCGCTGGTAGGGCAGGTCGAACACACTGTCCAGCTCGTCGGTTTCCAGCGGAATGGGTGGTGGGTTGATCCACACTTCGCGGTTGCCGTGGCGCTGGACCAGCGGACGCGCGTTATAGGGATTGGCCTCCTGGTGCAATACGCGCGAGGCGTGGGCGTAGAGGATGGCGTCGTTGCGCACTTTTTCAAAGGCGGGCAGGCGAATATACACCTGGTCGTCGTCGGCCAGGTCGCTGCGGTTTTGCAGCGGCATGGGAATAATGCGAATGCCCTGTTCTGCATAAGGGTCTGATGCCTTGGCAGATTCTGCGCCCTGTGCGGGGCAGCCTTGGGTTTGCAACTCATTGTTGGGGTCGATCGCGGCCATCTGCGCCGCCATTTTTTCCGGCTCCAGCTGGCGCAGACCCACTTGTGAGTTGCTGGGGTCATCGGCGATATCGACAGTGGCCTTGGTGTTGTGTTGGTAGTCGTAGGGGTTGGGCAGCTTGTCGATATTGCCTGGCCAGTCGATACGGGTGGAGTCGATTTCAGTCCAGCCGCTGGGCGGTGCCTTGCGAATAATCGCCGTGCCGCGAATATCGGTTAATTCTGCCATCTCTTTTCCGGCTGCCAGGGCGTGGGCCACTTCGGCCAGGGCGCGCTCGGCGTTGCCATACAGCAGTATGTCGGCGGTGGAATCGATCAATACCGAGCGGCGCACCTCGCTGCTCCAGTAGTCGTATTGGGCGATGCGGCGCAGGCTGGCTTCTATGCCGCCGATCACAATCGGCACGTCTTTGTAGGCTTCCTTACAGCGCTGGCTATACACGGTTACGGCGCGGTCGGGGCGTTTGCCGCCCAGGCCTCCGGGAGTATAGGCGTCGTCGGAGCGCATGCGCAGGTCGGCGGTGTAACGGTTGATCATGGAATCCATATTGCCCGCACTTACCCCGAAAAACAGGTTGGGTTTGCCGAGGGCTTTAAAGGGTTCGGCGCTGCGCCAGTCGGGCTGGGCGATAATCCCTACGCGAAACCCCTGGGATTCCAGGTAGCGGCCAATCACGGCCATGCCAAAACTGGGATGGTCTACATAGGCGTCGCCACACACGATGATAATGTCGCAACTGTCCCAGCCAAGTTTGTCCATCTCCGCCCGGCTCATGGGCAGGAAGGGCGCTGGCCCGAAGCATTCAGCCCAGTAGCGTGGGTACTCGAACAGGTGTGGAGCGGTATTTTTGCTGGCGAACTGAGGATGGCTATTCATAAACAGGTTTGGCTGAAAAAAGGTGGGCTATTGTCCCAGAAAAACACCAGGGCGCACAGTGCAAAAAATAAACAGGCAGCTTTTGCTCTGGCGAGGGGTTTAGGCGGGTATTTGTGTGATCTGTGGGTGGGTCTGTTCCAGGCTTGTGCGAATTCTGGCCACGTACTGGCGGTATTTCACCGGAAAAAACGCCTGGATGCTGAAATTGTCGCCATCAAAAATAAGCAGGTGGCGGTGGTAGCGCAGCTGTTGTACCCGGCTTAGTTCAATAACTTGCAGGCGCTGGCTGGCGCGGAAGGAAAAGCGAACATGGCTGGGGGTGAGTTCCAGCACCAGGGCCTCTTCCGACCAGCGTTTGGCAAAGGCCCAACCGGCCCAGATGCCCAATAGCAGCAGTGCCGTTATCAGGGCGCGGGTCAATTCGGAGTTCTGGGTAGAGAAAAATACCAGCCAGATGGCATAGCTGCCGAGCCAAAATACACGAAACCAGTGAAAGCCCTTGTGCTTAACGGTATCCAGGCGTGGCTCTGTAACGCGGAAGATCTCGTCACCACTCATTGGTGGCCCGCTCGCAGCAAGTCTTCGTAACCCCCTTCGTTAGTCGCCTGGGTAAAG from Cellvibrio japonicus Ueda107 includes:
- a CDS encoding DUF3300 domain-containing protein, whose protein sequence is MNPSLKLTLVFSLLLPLFSGCVQAQSNTSPAYSQEQASFSQAQLDSLLAPIALYPDTLLSHILIASTYPLEVIQADRWVRNNKQLSGDAVVNAVEQQDWDPSVKALVAFPDVLKRMSEDLDWTQQLGDAFLADEARIMDSIQGLRNKAYASGNLDKMEHVKVVREERVITLEPTVERVVYVPVYDTRVVYGSWWWPDYPPVYWHYPSNYVYVSGFYWGPRVYIGSSFFFSGCHWRDRRVVVIDRHYHSHRFYNNRSIVHYRNSRHWHHNPVHRRGVAYYDNHTRERFHSAREPYQASRVYRTQYAQPTTGQRPHDNLNRPLTRPTDSLRAGSSPTQPGGDRVSGGGRVQNGQATETQRHAPNVNRVEQLRERMNNSAQQWRDNNPQRQVNRNNSASERAPAEQRLQRESNRETTTYRTGNITPTPRDNSSGYRRDIQQPQRIERTQERVEREQPRIERTPERIDRSQQQRVERTYQRESPTPRQFDRSGGSNNRPMREDRPIRGGREL
- a CDS encoding glycoside hydrolase family 43 protein, whose product is MSTENEVVDYKALAARAISQPLVTHIYTADPSAHVFNGKVYIYPSHDIDAGIPFNDNGDHFGMEDYHVLRMDSPEGKAEDCGVALHVKDVPWAERQMWAPDAITKDGKYYLYFPARARDGLFKIGVAIGDQPEGPFVAEPEPIAGSYSIDPAVFGDDDGEFYLYFGGIWGGQLQKYRDNTYSEIHEEPTADQPALGARVARLSADMKSFVEASREVVILDEQGQPLLAGDNSRRYFEGPWMHKYQGKYYLSYSTGDTHFLCYATSDNPYGPFTYQGQILTPVVGWTTHHSICEFEGKWYLFYHDSVLSEGVTHLRSVKVTELHYEADGKIKTIHPYRD
- a CDS encoding helicase HerA-like domain-containing protein, which translates into the protein MMVNSFLVGGNGSQQVALNLRMGNRHGLIAGATGTGKTVSLQVLAEGFAKAGVPVFMADIKGDLSGLAKAGKPHPKVDERIATIGISDYQQRPLPCVFWDLFGQQGHPVRTTISDFGPLLLANYFELNETQMAVLYAAFKIADDQGLLMLDLKDLQAMLNWMKGERKQLENDYGGISEASIAAIQRRLMLLEQQGADQFFGEPALDLQHLMQVSLDGTGVINILDATTLVNQPRLYAIFLLWLIAELFENLPEQGDADKPRMVFFFDEAHLLFNDAPKLLLDKIEQVVRLIRSKGVGIYFISQSPADIPDAVLGQLGNRVQHALRAFTPKDQKAVKVAAQTFRANPAFSTEAAITELGIGEALVSVLDDKGTPTPVERVLIAPPGSRIGPLTAEERSDVIARSPYKSIYAQGIDRESAYEVLKQRLTLQEQQAVAQAQQVEQEKRQAQWGKEQERILREQQKQQERIAREQERAAAKRASTVDAFAKSAARAVGSSLGRQIVRGLLGSLLGGKR
- a CDS encoding MFS transporter, translated to MSITTEKLSVTEKVGYSLGDLAANLIFQTLVTFIAFFYTDVYGIPAAQAAAITFVGGIVGALFTPVMGIIADRTSTRWGKFRPWVLWTAIPFGGLALLAFSTPNFGEGGKVIYAYATYICLLLIYSANNLPYSALSGVLTGSMAERNSLSSYRFVAVMVAQFIIQVLLLPLVLILGDGDKAVGFEKAMLFFSITGAIFFIITFLTTRERVKPVIEATNSIAQDLGDLFRNMPWIVMLVVTVLIFITLPLKGGMYIYYFQNYLSESHLASFLQDIGFNGFIAGLNAVLTGIGLTEFTWPKDAPTSAFSLFNGCGIIMMIVGIGFSKRLADKFGKRNVFAIALFISTVFIAIFYFFSPESIGIIFLSQLLHGFFYGITIPLLWAMIADVADYSEWKNNRRATAIVFSAMILGLKGGLTIGSSLVAGILAMYSYQAGLPQQAPDTIAGIQLAVSLYASLPFFLAVACMAFYAINKKMELTIEADLTARRQSAATNTASPENT
- a CDS encoding YceI family protein, whose amino-acid sequence is MLCLGGASFFCWLLLSSLLSGCGYLIQPRVTTGMVNLEKGSYQLDVSHTSVLFKVGHMNLSTFVGRFNQSDAQLEFDPEHIAAAKLKAWVDINSIDVNNAELEAQLRDSSWFDATRYPQALFTTTRVQVIDANSADFTGELTLRGITQPVVLHVTFNGGGYSLLSGGYVLGFNARARIQRSRFGMNYLVPAVGDWVDIEIYAEFKQQ
- the minD gene encoding septum site-determining protein MinD — protein: MARIIVVTSGKGGVGKTTTSAAISTGLALRGHKTVVIDFDVGLRNLDLIMGCERRVVYDFVNVIKGESTLNQALIKDKRVEGLYILPASQTRDKDALSREGVEKVINELAKDFEYIVCDSPAGIEQGALMALYFADEAIVVTNPEVSSVRDSDRILGILQSKSRRAEQSQEPIREHLLLTRYNPSRVEAGEMLSVNDVEEILAIKLLGVIPESEAVLKASNAGVPVILDEATPAGQAYNDAVDRLLGKDVAHRFLEAEKKSFLKRLLGGK
- the minC gene encoding septum site-determining protein MinC, encoding MIEVNFQLKGSAVTVVVLAITRYQPESLGVQLQEKIDQAPQFFENSPVLINLDRLENPEDLPSIQELLHICRQLELQPLGFSGVPEVLLPSVQATGLAILPTPNERALKLPQKAPDVQVETVVERVVETVVEERLVQRQSRVITRPVRSGQQIYAEGADLIVLAQVSEGAEVLADGHIHVYGTLRGRALAGVKGDESARIFCQQLEAELVSIAGNFVLQDSLPKALLKKPAQVSLSGDKVTVEALVNH
- the minE gene encoding cell division topological specificity factor MinE; amino-acid sequence: MSIFDYFRAKRAPTSASLAKERLQIIVAHERNKRSLQQPDYLPQMREEIIAVIRKYIPIDSSQVSVNVDNSENCSVLELNITLPD
- a CDS encoding YgiQ family radical SAM protein — protein: MNSHPQFASKNTAPHLFEYPRYWAECFGPAPFLPMSRAEMDKLGWDSCDIIIVCGDAYVDHPSFGMAVIGRYLESQGFRVGIIAQPDWRSAEPFKALGKPNLFFGVSAGNMDSMINRYTADLRMRSDDAYTPGGLGGKRPDRAVTVYSQRCKEAYKDVPIVIGGIEASLRRIAQYDYWSSEVRRSVLIDSTADILLYGNAERALAEVAHALAAGKEMAELTDIRGTAIIRKAPPSGWTEIDSTRIDWPGNIDKLPNPYDYQHNTKATVDIADDPSNSQVGLRQLEPEKMAAQMAAIDPNNELQTQGCPAQGAESAKASDPYAEQGIRIIPMPLQNRSDLADDDQVYIRLPAFEKVRNDAILYAHASRVLHQEANPYNARPLVQRHGNREVWINPPPIPLETDELDSVFDLPYQRVPHPSYGDAKIPAYDMIKTSVNIMRGCFGGCTFCSITEHEGRIIQSRSQDSILREIEHIRDKVPGFTGHISDLGGPTANMYRLTCKDMPTLSKCRRLSCVHPTICKNLTTSHKHTTELYRKARALKGVHTISIASGLRYDLAVQDPEYVKELVTHHVGGYLKIAPEHTEDNVLAQMMKPKMTSYYDFKKMFDKFSKEAGKKQYLIPYFIAAHPGTRDEDMVNMALWLKKNNFQVDQVQTFYPSPMSLATAMYFSERNPLKKLSYKSTKLPIPRGLDQRRLQKALLRYHDPAGWPMIRQALKDMRKSHLIGDSASALIPATDPTPARGNSRGGNSWGNKPAARTAPQKAAGAKVVNKAFGDKFESAKKYNAELAGHKTRGKTPEKAPGKSNPHKPAGKPKR